The nucleotide sequence CGTTGCACAGCCGCACTCCGGGTGGCAGGGACGCAAGGGCGGGCTCGACGTGGTCGATGCCGGCGGACAGGGTCTGGACGACCTCGAGCGAGCTCATGGCCGCCAGCGGCCGCTGCCCCAGGGCGGCGGGCTTCATGTAGGGGACGACGTAGAAGACGCAGTCGGCGGGGTCCGCCGGGTAGTCCTGCGCACCGTCCCAGAAGCGGTAGTTCGGCCCTTGCGGGAGGCCCTCGATCTCCTCCGGCGGGAGGGGGAGCCAGACGTCAGCACTCATGGTCAGGAGGCTATGTCAGGCACGCGCGTGTGCAGCGGCTAGGTTGGGGGGCTCGGGAGAGGGAGGGTCACGGGCAGGTGGAGCGCAGGACGATCGGCGCGGGGGCGCTCGAGGTGGGAGCCGTCGGTCTCGGGTGCATGCCGATGAGCTGGGGCTACAGCGGGTCGCGGCAGCGCGGCGACGAGTCGCTCAGAGCGGTGCACCGGGCGCTGGACGAGGGCTCGTCCCTGCTGGACACCGCCGACATGTACGGCCCGTTCACCAACGAGCTGCTGATGGGGCGGGTGTTGAAGGAGCGGCGCGGGGACGCGTTCGTGTCGACGAAGGTCGGTCTGCTCGTCGGGGACCAGCACATCGTGGCCAACGGCCGCCCCGGGTACGTGAGACGGGCCTGCGACGCTTCGCTGCGCCGGCTCCAGACGGACGTGATCGACCTCTACCAGCTGCACCGGGCCGATCCCGAGGTCCCGGTCGAGGAGACCTGGGGGGCGATGGCCGAGCTCGTCCGGGCGGGGAAGGTGCGGGCGCTCGGACTGTGCGCGGTGGGGGCCCGGGGCGGCAGGCGGTCGGGCGGGCTGTACGACGGAACGATTCGTCAGTTGCGGCGGATCCAGCAGGTGTTCCCGGTGAGCGCGGTGGAGGCGGAACTGTCGGTGTGGTCGCCCGAGGCGCTGGAGACCCTGGTGCCCTGGTGCGCGTCGCGCGGTGTGGGATTCCTGGCGGCGATGCCGCTGGGCAACGGCTTCCTCACCGGCACCCTCACCCCCGGCCAGGGCTTCGAGCCCGACGACATGCGGGCCCGGCACCCCCGCTTCACCGCCGAGATGATGGCCGCGAACCAGCCGATCGTCGTCGGACTGCGCCGGATCGCGGCCCGGCACGGCGCGGCGGTGACGGCCGCGCAGGTGGCCCTCGCCTGGGTACTGGCACAGGGCCCGGGCGTGATCCCGGTGCCGGGCGCCAAGCGGCAGCGGTGGGTGGCGGAGAACGCGGCGGCCTGCGGACTGCGGCTGACGGCGCGCGACCTGGCGGAGGTCGCGGAGCTGCCGGCGGCCCGGGGATCGTGGGACTGAGACGTGGTCCGGGTGCCGCTTTCGGGTCGCGACGGCCCGGACCGGGAACCCGGGAGGCCCGAACGACGTAGGACAGGTGAAGCCCGCCGCGGGAAGCGCCGTGCCGAAGGGACCATGATCGTGCGACGACGAGCTGTATCGGCCGTGTTGGCCGCGAGTGCACTGCTGGTGACGGCCGGCTGCTCCTCCGGCGCCGGCGGGCCGTCGGCCCCCTCCGCCGACGCGTCCCCGAGCCGTACGGCGGCGCAGACCTCCCCGGCCGCCG is from Streptomyces asoensis and encodes:
- a CDS encoding aldo/keto reductase: MERRTIGAGALEVGAVGLGCMPMSWGYSGSRQRGDESLRAVHRALDEGSSLLDTADMYGPFTNELLMGRVLKERRGDAFVSTKVGLLVGDQHIVANGRPGYVRRACDASLRRLQTDVIDLYQLHRADPEVPVEETWGAMAELVRAGKVRALGLCAVGARGGRRSGGLYDGTIRQLRRIQQVFPVSAVEAELSVWSPEALETLVPWCASRGVGFLAAMPLGNGFLTGTLTPGQGFEPDDMRARHPRFTAEMMAANQPIVVGLRRIAARHGAAVTAAQVALAWVLAQGPGVIPVPGAKRQRWVAENAAACGLRLTARDLAEVAELPAARGSWD